From Clostridium sp. SY8519:
TTTTCTGTCACAGACCGAATACGACGAGTTGCAGGCAGAGTACCCTGACAGGCTGGAACGGTTCATCGAGGAAATGAGCCGCTACCTTGCCGCCAACGGGAAAAGCTACCAGAACTATGCCGCCGCCCTGCGGATATGGGCGGGGAACGACAAAAAGGAAGCCCCTAAAAAGGGCATACCAGACTACTCATGCAAGGAGGGCGAGAGTTTATGAAGAATGAAATCAACGCGGTTTTGGAGAATATGACGACCACCATCCCGGAGCCGGAGGACTACACCGGCGAGGACGGTTTACTGTACTGCGGCAAGTGCCGCAAGCCGAAAGAAGCCTATTTTGCGCCGGATAAGGCCGCTATCTTCGGGCGCGACCGCCACCCGGCAGAGTGCGACTGCCAGAGAACCGCCCGCGAGGAACGGGAAGCCGCCGAAAAGCGGCGCAGACACCTTGACACCGTGGAAGAACTGAAACGCCGGGGCTTTACCGACCCCACCATGCGGGACTGGACTTTCGAGAACGACAACGGCAGGAACCCGCAGACCGGGCTTGCCCGCCGGTATGTGGAGCATTGGGAAGATATGCGGACAGACAATATCGGCTGCCTGTTCTGGGGCGGCGTAGGCACCGGCAAAAGCTACCTTGCAGGCTGTATCGCAAACGCCCTCATGGAGAAAGAAATCCCCGTCCGCATGACGAACTTTGCTCTTATCCTCAATGACCTTGCCGCCAGCTTTGAGGGGCGCAACGAGTACATTTCCCGCCTTTGTCGTTATCCGCTGCTGATCCTTGACGACTTCGGCATGGAACGCGGGACGGAATACGGGCTGGAACAGGTGTTCAATGTGATTGACAGCCGTTACCGCAGCGGCAAGCCGCTGATCGTCACGACCAACCTTACGCTGGACGACCTGCACAACCCGGAGGACACCGCCCATTCCCGGATTTATGACCGCCTGCTTTCCATGTGCGTCCCGGTACGCTTTACCGGCGACAACTTCCGGCAGGAAACCGCCAAGCGGAAAATGGAGAGCATGAAGAAACTGATTACCGACTGAAAGGAGTATTGCCTATGGCAGATAACAAGCAGCACGACACCCGCACCACCCGCCGCCCTGACTGTGTGACGGAAATCCGCATGGGCAATTCCGTCCTTGTCGTGTCCGGCTATTTCAAGAAAGACACCACAACCACAGCCGCCGACAAAATGGCGCGGGTACTGGAAGCGGAAGCCGCTGCTACACAGGAGCCGACTTATCCGGCGTGAACCGGGGCATGGAAAAGCGGCCATGCCAGGGAGCATGACCGCTGGAACGAAAATCGGAAGTGCTTTAGCAATTCTTAATCTCATTCTCTATAAAATAATTTGCAATTTCAAAGGCTTTTATTCTTCTCTTTGCCAATGTGATTTGTGATTTATAA
This genomic window contains:
- a CDS encoding transposon-encoded TnpW family protein, whose protein sequence is MADNKQHDTRTTRRPDCVTEIRMGNSVLVVSGYFKKDTTTTAADKMARVLEAEAAATQEPTYPA
- a CDS encoding ATP-binding protein, with the protein product MKNEINAVLENMTTTIPEPEDYTGEDGLLYCGKCRKPKEAYFAPDKAAIFGRDRHPAECDCQRTAREEREAAEKRRRHLDTVEELKRRGFTDPTMRDWTFENDNGRNPQTGLARRYVEHWEDMRTDNIGCLFWGGVGTGKSYLAGCIANALMEKEIPVRMTNFALILNDLAASFEGRNEYISRLCRYPLLILDDFGMERGTEYGLEQVFNVIDSRYRSGKPLIVTTNLTLDDLHNPEDTAHSRIYDRLLSMCVPVRFTGDNFRQETAKRKMESMKKLITD